The genomic DNA aaatgaactaatagcttgccattgttgatgtcattacaccatgatcACTCCGCCACCCTTAAAATCTTTTGGACCCAAGGGCCAGCAGAggacgccaaacaacaaaaaacaggtaacaagtaacaagcggacattacactgctgtcatttaaatccgagcgacgcatgtgcgttaattgcgtcaaatattttaaagtgattaatttaaaaaattaattaccgcccgttaacgcgataattttgacagccctaatgtagaggtaccactgtactttatttttttacagtgcttgaaagacgccacgtgattgaacaggctggcgtgatcatagaacaacAAGCTTGCGTTTGatgggtgtaatggagtcatgtgattattgttgcgaagtCTCATTtatgaaattagtagcgctactcttggtaTCGCTGGCAAACAGaataatctaatatgtagaaaaaagaggaaaaatgttacgttaagtagcggagtaaaagtagcatttttttcttcacaaattactcaagtacagtAAAAGTAAAGCttaataaaactactcttagaagaacatttttctcaaaaagttacccgagtaaatgtaacggagtacatgtaacacataactacccacctctggtccctactgtccttatgcaaacctacgcccttgctttaatttgttatttggCACAAATCAAAAtgccgtcaattgcagccaaagAGTGATCtgtgaaaaattttaaaaatcataattcATGCATGAAAGCGTTAAAAGAATATTAACTGAAAGAGAGTTATTACATCAGAGATACTATACCAGTGATCTTAGCTATATTGCTCGTGATATGCTAACAGCATTAGCAGCGAGCTACAGCTATGACACCATTGTGTGTGTAACGGTTCTTCTTTCCCTACGCTGGTATCTTGCAGTCATTAGCGGAAACGACGTGTTTGTGTACGCCGGAGTGGGCGACGTGGCCACTCTACCCTGCAAGCTGTGGTCCTGCTCCAATGTAAGCTGGTGGTACAGTAAGTACAGCTACGGTGGATATCTAAAAGAAGTGCAAGACGGCCATGTGCTAACCAGCTCAACAAGAAGTCATCGCCTGGGCCTGAAGGACGGCTGCTCGCTGCTCATCAAACCGGTGATGGCCGAAGATTATGGTTACTTTACATGTGAACTGGATGAACCGAGTCTAAGGGTTTTCTTGATAGTGATGACACGTGAGTAGCTAGCTATAACTTACTCAATGACAGAGATGTGATTTGACCCCTCTTTGTCAAAGGGAAGAACGTCAAAGGCTACTCTACTCTCAATGACGTACCGCacgctacacgtcacttccgctcattaatattcatgacattagttactgttgctaagggggggggACAAGTTCCCATTGTCCCATTGTCCGCAAGAGTAAattaatggaaatagtgtacgaatgagatgttaacagagctaaacctaccaattctgtccgaaaatgatgtccctggtgccaaattcactggcaaagatgtagaacatgcatttttatcgacactttttttcttacgccacttttttgtttcaaccatctatcctttaccaccatatgccctgtctatcTTATATATTTTATCctct from Corythoichthys intestinalis isolate RoL2023-P3 chromosome 9, ASM3026506v1, whole genome shotgun sequence includes the following:
- the LOC130921202 gene encoding uncharacterized protein LOC130921202 isoform X1, whose protein sequence is MHESVKRILTERELLHQRYYTSDLSYIARDMLTALAASYSYDTIVCVTVLLSLRWYLAVISGNDVFVYAGVGDVATLPCKLWSCSNVSWWYSKYSYGGYLKEVQDGHVLTSSTRSHRLGLKDGCSLLIKPVMAEDYGYFTCELDEPSLRVFLIVMTLTWSTPRQDSDEAGDGEAYLRCSLSCPYYQDCPYGSLRWWDEKGRTLYPDRERKVESRYESTLKVLPTNRHSTYTCQYVKHNIVVVQAQYSPIAMAVNASGPKATPPGHTQLVNIVRVIAAVLMLVVISALAIEVRVKSRRNAGRTTDSQ